The following are encoded together in the Deltaproteobacteria bacterium genome:
- a CDS encoding efflux transporter outer membrane subunit codes for MTRAAPHTRLICRLTPLWCIAVLAGCVLVGPNYVAPTASELHVPSSWQGSAPSTAAGLEIANWWQHLGDALLSRLVAQAMQASPDVQSARAKLRQARAQRLLAFGNLWPTASASASAHHTETSEPSGIGGSPSQNVAAGSSQDLYNAGFDASWEPDIVGGQRRALEAASADQAASMASLHSAQVTLAAEVARNYVEARSLQARIAIVRANLGSQSETLALTQWRVQAGLTSSLDAEQQRTNVEQTRATIPPLETSLAEAEHRIGTLLGLAPGALHEDLAVPAPIPQVPEPLTIGIPADILRQRPDVAAAERTLAGATARIGEAAAARYPSFTLSGSVGVEAMTIGALTNGSSLAASVVGSLAQTIFDAGRISAKIEIQDAIQQQALATYQATVLTALEDVENALVSLANSQARATALAAAVESARNAALLARYRYSTGIIDFQAVLDTERTVLTIEESLNVTQAENTVAAVQLYKALGGGWSPAEALAGPNMQGTSS; via the coding sequence ATGACACGGGCCGCGCCGCACACCCGGTTGATCTGCCGCCTCACGCCGCTCTGGTGTATCGCTGTCCTGGCGGGCTGCGTTCTGGTAGGACCCAACTACGTCGCCCCGACGGCGTCCGAACTCCACGTTCCATCATCGTGGCAGGGCTCTGCACCATCGACCGCAGCCGGCCTTGAAATCGCAAACTGGTGGCAGCACCTCGGCGACGCGCTGTTGAGCCGACTTGTCGCGCAGGCGATGCAGGCGAGCCCGGACGTGCAGTCCGCCCGCGCCAAGTTGCGCCAGGCGCGGGCACAGCGCCTTCTGGCGTTCGGTAACCTGTGGCCCACGGCCAGTGCCTCCGCATCGGCCCATCATACCGAGACCAGCGAACCGTCCGGCATTGGCGGTTCCCCATCCCAAAACGTTGCCGCCGGCAGCTCCCAAGACCTGTACAATGCTGGGTTCGACGCGTCGTGGGAACCAGACATCGTCGGTGGTCAACGCCGTGCCCTCGAGGCCGCGAGCGCCGACCAGGCGGCGTCGATGGCGAGTCTGCACAGTGCACAGGTGACGTTGGCGGCCGAGGTCGCACGCAACTACGTGGAGGCGCGATCGCTGCAGGCACGGATCGCCATCGTTCGAGCAAACCTTGGCAGCCAATCGGAGACCCTGGCGCTCACGCAGTGGCGTGTGCAGGCCGGCCTGACCAGTTCGCTGGACGCAGAGCAGCAACGCACCAACGTCGAGCAGACGCGGGCGACGATTCCTCCCCTCGAAACCTCCTTGGCTGAGGCGGAGCATCGGATTGGTACTCTCCTCGGCCTCGCACCCGGTGCGTTGCACGAGGACCTCGCCGTCCCGGCGCCCATTCCACAAGTTCCGGAGCCGCTCACCATCGGGATCCCGGCAGATATTTTGCGCCAACGACCGGACGTGGCCGCCGCCGAGCGCACGCTAGCCGGGGCCACCGCGCGCATCGGTGAGGCCGCGGCGGCGCGCTATCCGAGCTTCACGCTCTCCGGATCGGTCGGGGTCGAAGCAATGACGATCGGTGCGCTCACCAATGGAAGCTCCCTCGCCGCCAGCGTGGTGGGTAGCCTCGCACAGACGATCTTCGACGCGGGGCGCATCAGCGCGAAAATTGAAATCCAGGACGCGATACAACAACAAGCGCTGGCGACGTATCAGGCGACGGTTCTCACGGCGCTCGAAGACGTCGAGAACGCACTCGTCTCGCTCGCCAACAGCCAGGCACGTGCAACGGCGCTGGCCGCGGCTGTCGAGTCGGCGCGCAACGCCGCGCTCCTCGCCCGCTATCGCTACAGCACGGGCATCATCGACTTCCAGGCCGTCCTCGATACCGAGCGCACCGTTCTAACAATCGAGGAGAGTCTCAATGTGACGCAGGCCGAGAACACCGTCGCCGCCGTCCAGCTATACAAGGCGTTGGGTGGCGGCTGGTCTCCGGCCGAAGCGCTTGCCGGACCCAATATGCAGGGCACATCATCATGA
- a CDS encoding MarR family transcriptional regulator has protein sequence MLKRKGTPGQKLEGGARELVTHLDRAMRRLVLAGNEQGIPESFSRSEIAVLDTVGAEGPMTMGVIAARVRMPLSTVTRVVDRLVVRELVQRERPEDNRRVVRVALAPDGHSFYQAALRSRIAGAQRMLQRLTEGEQRELVRLFRKIADSIAEEPQG, from the coding sequence ATGCTGAAACGCAAAGGTACACCAGGCCAGAAGCTCGAGGGCGGTGCGCGTGAGCTGGTCACGCACCTTGACCGCGCGATGCGCCGGTTGGTTCTGGCCGGCAACGAGCAGGGCATCCCGGAGAGCTTCAGTCGTTCGGAGATTGCCGTTCTCGACACCGTCGGCGCAGAAGGGCCGATGACCATGGGTGTGATCGCCGCGCGCGTTCGGATGCCACTCAGCACGGTGACCAGAGTCGTCGATCGACTCGTCGTGAGGGAATTGGTTCAGCGCGAGCGTCCGGAGGACAACCGCCGCGTCGTGCGGGTCGCGCTCGCGCCCGACGGCCATTCGTTCTACCAGGCTGCGCTGAGGAGTCGGATCGCCGGGGCACAGCGCATGTTGCAGCGCTTGACCGAGGGTGAACAGCGCGAGCTGGTCCGACTCTTCCGGAAGATCGCAGATTCCATCGCGGAGGAGCCGCAGGGATGA